A genomic region of Lysinibacillus sp. 2017 contains the following coding sequences:
- a CDS encoding TIGR01440 family protein: MTNLHDLQKSLAKALQEFEQQVKFNENQLFVVGCSTSEVIGERIGTAGALDVAQALYEEFSKFAQKHKLYLVFQGCEHINRALTLEEDAANLYHLEPVSVVPVRTAGGSMSAYAYTQMKSPVVVETIQAHAGIDIGQTLIGMQLKAVAVPIRTSVKQIGNAVITLATTRPKLIGGERAQYKVNL, encoded by the coding sequence ATGACAAACTTACACGATTTGCAAAAGAGTTTAGCGAAAGCTTTACAAGAATTTGAGCAACAAGTGAAGTTTAATGAAAATCAGTTATTTGTAGTTGGCTGTTCTACTTCTGAAGTCATTGGTGAAAGAATTGGAACTGCTGGAGCACTCGATGTTGCGCAAGCTCTTTATGAGGAATTCTCGAAATTTGCGCAAAAACATAAGCTTTATTTAGTTTTTCAAGGCTGCGAGCATATCAATCGAGCATTAACGCTTGAAGAGGATGCCGCCAATCTATACCATTTAGAACCCGTCTCCGTTGTGCCAGTACGTACAGCTGGAGGTTCTATGTCCGCGTATGCCTATACACAGATGAAGTCACCTGTAGTTGTTGAAACAATTCAAGCACATGCAGGAATCGATATTGGACAAACATTAATCGGTATGCAGTTAAAAGCTGTAGCCGTCCCAATTCGAACATCTGTAAAACAAATAGGAAACGCAGTGATTACATTAGCTACAACACGTCCAAAACTAATTGGTGGCGAACGTGCGCAATATAAAGTAAACCTTTAA
- the rpiB gene encoding ribose 5-phosphate isomerase B, protein MKIAISSDHGGNNLRKEIMSLLDELSISYEDFGPQSNDSVDYPDYARPVAEKVAAGEFDRGILICGTGIGISIAANKFKGIRCALVHDVFSAKATRCHNDSNVLAMGERVIGPGLAREIVTTWLNTEFEGGRHTRRVEKISEIEQEQL, encoded by the coding sequence ATGAAAATTGCGATTTCTTCCGATCATGGTGGCAATAATTTACGCAAAGAAATTATGTCGCTATTAGACGAACTATCAATCAGCTATGAAGATTTTGGTCCACAATCAAATGATTCAGTCGATTATCCAGACTATGCACGCCCAGTTGCTGAGAAAGTTGCAGCAGGTGAGTTTGACCGCGGTATTTTAATTTGTGGTACAGGAATTGGTATTTCGATTGCTGCGAACAAATTTAAAGGGATCCGTTGTGCATTAGTGCATGATGTATTTTCAGCAAAAGCAACACGTTGTCACAACGACTCAAACGTATTAGCAATGGGTGAACGTGTTATCGGCCCAGGACTTGCACGTGAAATCGTTACTACTTGGTTAAATACAGAATTTGAAGGTGGACGTCATACTCGCCGCGTAGAAAAAATTTCTGAAATTGAACAAGAGCAATTGTAG
- the glyA gene encoding serine hydroxymethyltransferase, giving the protein MAFEKAGQDKAILDAILLEKKRQNTNIELIASENFVSEAVMEAQGSYLTNKYAEGYPGKRYYGGCEFVDIVEDIARDRAKELFGAAYANVQPHSGAQANMAVYHTILQPGDTVLGMNLSHGGHLTHGSPVNFSGILYNFVEYGVTEDTNVIDYEDVRQKALESKPKLIVAGASAYPRAIDFKKFREIADEVGAYFMVDMAHIAGLVAAGEHMNPVPYADFVTTTTHKTLRGPRGGMILARDAKWEKELNKSVFPGIQGGPLMHVIAAKAVAFGEALQPEFKDYAKQIKLNAAALADSLIKEGVEIVSGGTDNHLLLLNVKSLGLTGKVAEHVLDEVAITTNKNTIPYDTASPFVTSGVRVGTAAITTRGFNEEDAIEVGKIIALVLKNPEDAATKVEARKRVDALTAKYPLYA; this is encoded by the coding sequence ATGGCATTTGAAAAAGCAGGACAAGACAAAGCAATCTTAGACGCAATTCTTTTAGAGAAAAAGCGTCAAAATACAAACATCGAGTTGATCGCATCAGAGAACTTCGTATCAGAAGCGGTTATGGAAGCTCAAGGTTCTTACCTTACAAATAAATATGCAGAAGGTTACCCAGGTAAACGTTACTACGGTGGCTGTGAATTCGTTGACATAGTAGAAGATATCGCTCGTGACCGTGCAAAAGAATTATTCGGTGCCGCGTATGCAAACGTACAACCTCACTCGGGTGCACAAGCAAATATGGCGGTTTACCATACCATCTTACAACCAGGTGACACTGTCTTAGGGATGAACTTATCTCATGGTGGTCACTTAACACATGGTTCACCAGTTAACTTCTCTGGTATTCTTTACAACTTCGTAGAGTACGGTGTAACAGAAGACACAAATGTCATCGATTATGAAGATGTACGCCAAAAAGCATTAGAATCTAAACCAAAATTAATCGTTGCGGGTGCTTCAGCTTATCCGCGTGCAATTGATTTTAAAAAATTCCGTGAAATTGCGGATGAAGTGGGCGCTTACTTCATGGTAGACATGGCCCACATCGCAGGTTTAGTAGCTGCTGGTGAGCATATGAACCCAGTACCATACGCTGATTTCGTTACAACAACAACACACAAAACATTACGTGGCCCACGTGGTGGTATGATTTTAGCTCGTGATGCAAAATGGGAAAAAGAATTAAACAAATCAGTATTCCCAGGAATTCAAGGCGGTCCATTAATGCATGTCATCGCTGCGAAGGCAGTGGCGTTCGGTGAAGCATTACAACCAGAATTCAAAGACTACGCAAAACAAATTAAATTAAACGCAGCAGCATTAGCGGATTCATTAATCAAAGAAGGCGTTGAAATCGTTTCAGGTGGTACAGATAATCACCTATTACTATTAAACGTAAAATCTTTAGGGTTAACGGGTAAAGTGGCTGAGCATGTGTTAGATGAAGTAGCGATTACAACAAATAAAAACACAATTCCTTACGATACAGCATCACCATTCGTCACTTCAGGTGTTCGTGTAGGTACAGCAGCGATTACGACTCGCGGATTTAATGAAGAGGATGCAATCGAAGTAGGTAAAATCATTGCATTAGTTCTTAAAAATCCAGAAGATGCAGCAACAAAAGTTGAAGCACGTAAACGCGTAGATGCATTAACTGCAAAATATCCTTTATATGCATAA
- a CDS encoding bifunctional diguanylate cyclase/phosphodiesterase gives MKELTSYISEEKMIRLLDFTNELIIHEGSFSSKLKNLCIELDAIHQTHTTFTVVYEKEIQHLPSLRFNEEFQIQEDRQLYKLLLQDPIPIGWQDLEHLALHRDTHYYVTNQGFNAHYYIPVYTKKNNPIGYFICYYDQHKDEHMNIAQFTDKITKIVQLIHKMQRYQTQIAQLTLVDAHTNLPSYKQFLRIIKQHKAKNKTGVIKIVEPGEFSKVVELFGRPAGDVMLKELGKRLKHLSASENSEVARFTSSSLIMFTPIDFHTIEKTRNAPITDAANSPFIIAGQQIYTTLKIGIAPFEQGHTEYDAIRFAESALTDSKLVPGTQINYYIEQSNRNVKRELLLLNHLKQAIQQKQITAHFQPKFEVRRERIASMEALARWISPELGFISPGEFIPMAESSGLIREIELQIIEQVLQWQQQRQYDGKRIVPIAINISPEHFYHPLFIPKLKSLIGQYYADPHFLIIEITESMSLFDFERAKIILTKLRLLGISTSVDDFGIGYSSLSYLQKFSFDELKIDQSFSRKIDELATQTIVKSIIQIAHMLDMTVIAEGVETLEQSTILKELECDVIQGFYYSRPLSIEDASKLLDEQIHSKKIQFNH, from the coding sequence GTGAAAGAATTAACATCGTATATATCAGAAGAGAAAATGATCCGATTATTAGATTTTACAAATGAGTTAATTATTCACGAAGGGTCTTTTAGTAGTAAATTAAAAAATTTATGTATAGAACTAGATGCGATACATCAAACACATACAACTTTTACGGTCGTATACGAAAAAGAAATTCAACATTTACCTTCTCTACGATTTAATGAGGAATTTCAAATACAAGAAGATAGACAATTATATAAGTTGTTGTTACAAGATCCAATCCCAATTGGGTGGCAAGATTTAGAACATTTAGCGCTACATCGGGATACACATTATTATGTGACAAATCAGGGATTTAACGCGCATTATTACATACCGGTATATACAAAGAAAAATAATCCAATTGGTTATTTTATTTGTTATTATGACCAACATAAAGACGAACATATGAATATCGCACAGTTTACTGATAAAATAACAAAGATTGTTCAGCTCATCCATAAGATGCAACGTTATCAAACTCAAATTGCACAGCTCACATTAGTTGATGCACATACGAATTTACCAAGTTATAAGCAGTTTTTGAGAATTATTAAACAACACAAGGCAAAAAATAAAACAGGTGTTATTAAAATTGTTGAACCTGGGGAATTTTCAAAAGTGGTAGAGCTTTTTGGCCGTCCAGCGGGGGATGTCATGTTGAAAGAGCTTGGTAAGAGGCTGAAACACTTATCAGCTAGTGAAAATAGTGAAGTGGCGCGATTTACGAGTTCTTCGCTCATCATGTTTACTCCAATAGATTTTCATACGATAGAAAAAACAAGAAATGCACCGATTACGGATGCGGCAAACAGCCCCTTCATTATTGCCGGGCAACAAATTTATACGACATTAAAAATAGGGATTGCCCCATTTGAACAAGGTCATACTGAATATGATGCCATACGCTTTGCCGAAAGTGCTTTAACTGATTCTAAATTGGTTCCTGGTACGCAAATAAATTATTATATAGAACAATCTAATCGAAACGTAAAGCGTGAATTATTGTTATTGAATCATTTAAAACAAGCGATACAACAAAAACAAATTACAGCACACTTTCAACCGAAATTTGAAGTGCGAAGAGAGCGTATTGCGAGTATGGAGGCTTTAGCTCGCTGGATTTCACCGGAGCTCGGCTTTATTTCACCGGGGGAGTTTATTCCTATGGCTGAAAGTTCGGGGTTAATCCGTGAAATCGAGCTACAAATTATCGAACAAGTACTGCAGTGGCAACAGCAGCGTCAATATGATGGGAAACGCATTGTTCCGATTGCGATTAATATATCACCAGAACATTTTTATCATCCGTTGTTTATCCCAAAATTAAAAAGCTTAATAGGACAATACTATGCGGACCCTCACTTTCTAATTATTGAAATTACCGAATCGATGAGTTTGTTTGATTTTGAACGGGCGAAAATCATTTTAACAAAGCTTCGATTGCTTGGAATATCAACAAGTGTAGATGATTTTGGAATCGGTTATTCGTCGCTTAGCTATTTACAAAAGTTTTCATTTGACGAATTAAAAATAGACCAAAGTTTTTCGCGGAAAATTGATGAGCTCGCAACGCAAACAATCGTCAAATCGATTATCCAAATTGCGCATATGCTCGACATGACCGTTATTGCAGAAGGGGTCGAAACATTAGAGCAGTCGACTATTTTAAAAGAACTAGAATGTGATGTCATACAGGGCTTTTATTATTCACGACCACTATCGATCGAGGATGCTTCAAAGTTGTTAGACGAACAAATACATTCTAAAA